The Streptomyces nigra genome includes the window AGAAAGCGGTCGAGCAGGGCATCGGTCGGGGTCGGCATCCCGTCAGTCTGGTCCGGGGTGTGGGGGCCGTACAGCCCGCTCACTGGAGGCCGTAGACCCGCCGGGCGTTCCCCGACGACACCATCTCCGCCACGCGCTGCGCGTCCGCCGGGGACCACGCGCCTTCCGCGACCCAGGCGCCGAGCACCCTGGCGAGGGACTCGCGGAACAGCTGTGCCCCGACGACATGCAGCTCGGGCAGGCCCTGGGCGCCGCTGGAGAAGAGGATCTTGCCGAACGGGGCGAGCTCCAGGATCTCGGCGAGGATCGTGGCCGCGCGGGCGCCGGTGCGCACCAGGGCGGCGCCGGAGTCGGCGTAGACGTGCGGGAAGACACCGGCGAGATGGGCGGCGTGCCGGTGGTACGGGTAGCCGTGCAGCAGGACCAGGTCGGTGCCGAGGCCGGCGGTGGCGCGGACGAAGTCGGTGAGCAGGACCGGGTCGGTGCGGTCGATGCGCAGGCCCGGCTGGCCCAGTCCGGCGTGCAGCTGGAGGGGCCGCCCGGACGCCACCGCGATCCACAGCAGATGCCGTAGCAGCACCGGGTCGGTCAGCTCGCCGCCGACGCCTCGGTCGGCGAGCCAGCGCCCGGCCGCGCCCCGCACCTCCCCCGGCCCCGGCGGCTCGGGGGCCAGCGCGAGGCCGTGGCGCACACCGGCGACCGAGGTGAAGGCGACGGCGTGCGCGGCGGCGGCGTGCACCGACTCGGCGAGGTTGGCGAGGAAGGACTCGACGGTGCCGGAGGTGTCGGCGACCTGTTCGGCGAGGAGTTCGAGGCGGACGATCTCATGGGCCTCGGCGGAGGCGGCGGAGGCCATCTCCGGGGGGCCGGTGAGGTCGCCGGGCAGGCCGGTGTCGACCAGATAGGTGGTGATGCCGCTGCCCCGCAGCAGCCGGCGGCCGGCCTCCCACACGCCGAGTTCGCGGCGCCGGGCCAGATAGCGGGCGGGCGGGCAGTGCGGCTCCAGACCGAGCAGCGGGGGGCACCAGCGCCGCACGGCGAATCCGGTCTGGGTGTCGAAGAGCGTGGTGCCGGGGGCCGGCGGTCCCTCGGTGCGGGCGAGCTGGGCCTCGAAGGTGCCGAGGCCCAGTTCCGCTCTCAGTACGCCGTGGCAGTACTGGTCCACGAGGGACGGCGTGTCGATCATCCGGGCTCCCCGTGGCTTGGACGTGGCGTGCTCTACACGTCCTAACGGGTGAACCCGTGCCGAGGTGTTGGGGAGAGACGGGCGGGCTCTCAGCCGCCGATCTGGATACCGGCCATCCGCTTCCACTCGTACGGGCCCGTCCGCACCTTCGCCGCGAGCTCGCCGTCGAAGGTCTCGTGACGGGTGATCCCGGCCTTCTCGACGGCCTTCTCGGCGGTCTCGAACGTGGGGGCCACCAGGTCGCCCCAGCCGCCGTCCTCGCCCACGAGGACGATACGGGCGCCGCGCTCGCCGATGTACGCGATCTGGGCCTCGGCACCGCCGTGGGACTTGGCGAAGGCGTTGATCCGGTGGGCGAGGCGGGTCACCTTGCGGTCGTCGGCCTGCTGCGTGTCGTCTGCCATGGCCAGGATGCTACCGATCAGTAGATCGCTTGGCGACGGGAGGGGTGCGTGACCCGCGCCTCAGCGTGTCAGCGGCATTGGTACCGCCGTGTCAGCGCAGGAAGGGGTCGACCGCGACGGCCACGAAGAGCAGCGAGACATAGGTGATCGACCAGTGGAACAGGCGCATCTCCTTGAGCTTCGCGCCGGTCACCTCGGCCTTCGCGCGGTTCTGCAGCGCGTGCGCCTCCCACAGCCACCAGCCGCCCGCGCCGAGCGCGACCGCGGTGTAGAACCAGCCCGTGTAGCCGAGCGGCGTCAGCAGCAGCGAGACCGCGACCATCACCCAGCTGTAGAGGACGATCTGCTTGGCGACGACCTTGTTGGAGGCCATGACGGGGAGCATGGGCACGCCCACGCGCGCGTAGTCCTCCTTCACCTTCATGGACAGCGGCCAGTAGTGCGGCGGCGTCCAGAAGAAGATCACCATGAAGAGGATCAGCGGCGCCCAGGAGAGGGAGTTCGTGACGGCGGACCAGCCGATCAGCACCGGCATACAGCCCGCGATGCCGCCCCACACGATGTTCTGCGAGGTACGGCGCTTGAGCAGCATCGTGTAGACGACGACGTAGAAGAGGAGCGCTCCGAGTGACAGCCACGCCGACAGCCAGTTGACGGTGAGGCCGAAGAGCAGCGTCGACACGACCGCGAGGGTGATGCCGAAGGCCAGGCACTCGCGCGGACTGACCATCCCGGTGACCAGGGGACGCTGGGAGGTGCGGTCCATCAGGGCGTCGATGTCGCGGTCGATGTACATGTTGAGCGCGTTTGCGCCGCCCGCGCTGAGGTAACCGCCCACACAGGTGAGGAGCACCAGTCCGAGGTCGGGAACGCCCCGCTCGGCCAGGAACATCACCGGAACGGTGGTGATGAGCAGCAGCTCGATGATCCGCGGCTTGGTCAGCGCCACGAACGCCGCGACCCGGGCCCCGATCGGCCGTCGGCTCGGGCTCTGGCTCGTCCCGACAATCCCCGCTGGACGGGATTCAACGGCCGTCACGCACACCCCTGACAGAGACATCCCAGCAAGCCCGACCGTGTGAAGTCCCGGTAAAGGCTCGCGCGTACCACGCCACTGTAGACGTTGCCCATACCCGGACCGTCGCGGGGGTCGGGTCGTGTTGGGGGCGTGGTCCGAAGGGCGCGCGGTGGCTCGATTGAGCGCTCGGATGACGGGGTGCGTATTCATGTGCCGAGCCCCGGAACGACGCGGCCGACAGGCACATCCCGAAGAGTCCCGGCAGTCTGGGATGAGTCGAAAAAACGCACGTACTTCCGGGGGTAGGCTCGACAACGGCCGGCCGACGCCGAGTACGCCGGCAGCCGGTGGGCGCGTGCCCGTGACGCCGGCAACCGACATGTGGAGAGGAGCCCTGACCCAGGGTGAGCACCAAGCCGACCACCACAGACCTCGAGTGGACCGAGCTGGACCAGCGGGCGGTGGACACCGCCCGCGTCCTGGCCGCAGATGCCGTACAGAAGGTCGGTAACGGCCATCCTGGTACGGCGATGAGCCTGGCGCCCGCCGCCTACACCCTCTTCCAGAAGGTGATGCGGCACGACCCTTCGGACGCCGACTGGGTCGGGCGGGACCGCTTCGTGCTGTCCGCCGGCCACTCGTCCCTGACTCTCTACACCCAGCTCTACCTGGCCGGTTTCGGCCTGGAGCTGGACGACCTCAAGGCGTTCCGGACGTGGGGCTCGAAGACCCCCGGCCACCCGGAGTACGGTCACACCACGGGTGTGGAGACGACGACCGGCCCGCTGGGCCAGGGGGTCGCCAACGCCGTCGGCATGGCCATGGCCGCCCGCTACGAGCGCGGCCTGTTCGACCCGGAGGCCGCCGCGGGCACCTCCCCGTTCGACCACTTCATCTACTGCATCGCCGGTGACGGCTGTCTGCAGGAGGGCATCTCCGCCGAGGCGTCCTCGATGGCCGGGCACCAGAAGCTGGGCAACCTGATCCTGCTGTGGGACGACAACCACATCTCGATCGAGGGCGACACCGAGACGGCCGTCTCCGAGGACACGGTCAAGCGGTACGAGGCGTACGGCTGGCATGTGCAGCGCGTGGCCCCCAAGCCCGACGGCGACCTGGACCCGAACGCGATCTACGACGCGATCGAGGAGGCCAAGAAGGTCACCGACCGCCCGTCCTTCATCGCGATGCGCTCGATCATCGCCTGGCCGGCCCCCAACGCGCAGAACACCGAGGCCGCGCACGGCTCGGCGCTCGGCGACGACGAGGTCGCGGCCACCAAGCGGGTCCTCGGCTTCGACCCGGAGAAGACCTTCGAGGTCTCCGACGAGGTCCTCGCGCACACCCGCGGTGCCCTGGAGCGCGGGCAGGCGGCCCGTGCCGTGTGGGAGAAGTCCTTCCAGCAGTGGCGGGACAACAACCCCGAGCGCGCCGCCGAGTACGACCGCATCGCCAAGGGCGCGCTGCCCACCGGCTGGGAGGAGAAGGTCCCGGTCTTCGAGCCCGGCAAGGGCGTGGCGACGCGCGCGGCGTCCGGCAAGGTGCTGCAGGCGCTCGGCGCGGTCATCCCGGAGCTGTGGGGCGGCTCGGCCGACCTGGCGGGCTCGAACAACACGACGATCGACAAGACGTCGTCGTTCCTGCCCGAGGGCAACCCGCTGCCGGAGGCCGGCCCGTACGGCCGCACGATCCACTTCGGCATCCGCGAGCACTCCATGGCCGCGGAGATGAACGGCATCGCGCTGCACGGCAACACCCGGATCTACGGCGGCACCTTCCTGGTGTTCTCCGACTACATGCGCAACGCGGTGCGGCTGTCGGCCCTCATGCACCTGCCGGTGACGTACGTGTGGACGCACGACTCCATCGGTCTGGGCGAGGACGGCCCGACGCACCAGCCGGTCGAGCACCTGGCGTCGCTGCGCGCCATCCCCGGCCTGAACATCGTCCGCCCGGCGGACGCCAACGAGACCGCGATCGCCTGGCGCGAGATCCTGCGGCGCTGGACCAAGGAGTACGGCAAGGGCGCCCCGCACGGTCTGGCGCTCACCCGGCAGGGTGTGCCGACGTACGAGGCCAACGAGGACACGGTCCGCGGCGGCTACGTGATGTTCGAGGCTGAAGGCGGCGACCCTGAGGTCATCCTGATCGCCACCGGTTCCGAGGTGCACGTGGCGGTCGAGGCGCGCGAGCGGCTCCAGGCCGACGGGGTGCCGACGCGCGTCGTGTCCATGCCGTCCGTGGAGTGGTTCGAGGAGCAGGACCAGGGGTACCGGGACAGCGTCCTGCCGCCGTCCGTGAGGGCGCGTGTCGCCGTCGAGGCGGGGATCGGCCTGACCTGGCACAAGTACGTCGGCGACGCGGGCCGCATCGTGTCGCTGGAGCACTTCGGCGCCTCCGCCGACGGCAAGGTCCTTTTCCAGGAGTACGGCTTCACCGCCGAGAACGTGGCGGCCGTCGCGCGGGAATCCCTCGCAGCGGCCCGGCGCTGACGCTCACATACGCAACGTAGGAGTTTGATTTTCCATGACAGACGCACTGAAGCGCCTCTCCGAGGAAGGCGTCGCGATCTGGCTGGACGACCTGTCACGCCAGCGCATCACGTCCGGCAACCTGGCGGAGCTGATCGACCAGCAGCATGTCGTCGGCGTCACCACCAACCCGACGATCTTCCAGAAGGCCATCAGCGAGGGGCACGGCTACGACCAGCAGCTCTCCGACCTCGCGGCCCGCAAGGTCACGGTCGAAGAGGCCATCCGCATGATCACCACCGCGGACGTCCGGGACGCCGCGGACATCCTGCGCCCGGTCTTCGACGCCACCGACGGCCAGGACGGCCGGGTCTCCATCGAGGTCGACCCGCGGCTCGCGCACAACGAGCACGCGACCGTCGCGGAGGCCAAGCAGCTGGCCTGGCTGGTCGACCGGCCGAACACGCTCATCAAGATCCCGGCCACCCTGGCCGGCATCCCGGCGATCAGCGAGGTCATCGGCCGCGGCATCAGCGTCAACGTCACGCTGATCTTCTCGCTGGAGCGCTACCGCGAGGTCATGGACGCCTACCTCACCGGTCTGGAGAAGGCGAAGGCCAAGGGCCTGGACCTGTCGCAGATCCGTTCGGTGGCTTCGTTCTTCGTGTCCCGGGTGGACTCCGAGATCGACAAGCGCCTCGACGCGCTCGGCACCGACGAGGCCAAGGCCCTGCGCGGCAAGGCCGCCATCGCCAACGCCCGGCTCGCCTACCAGGCGTACGAGGAGGTCTTCTCCTCCGACCGCTGGAACGCGCTGGAGAAGGCGGGCGCCCGCAAGCAGCGTCCGTTGTGGGCGTCGACCGGCGTGAAGGACAAGGCCTACAAGCCGACCATGTACGTCGACGAACTGGTGGCGCCGAACACCGTCAACACCATGCCCGAGGCCACCCTGCACGCGGTGGAGGAGAAGGGCGAGATCACCGGCGACACCGTGTCCGGCACGTACGAGCAGGCCCGCACCGACCTCGACGCCATCGAGCGGCTCGGGATCTCGTACGACGAGGTCGTGCAGCTGCTGGAGGACGAGGGCGTCGAGAAGTTCGAGGCGTCCTGGAACGACCTGCTCAAGTCGACCGAGGCGGAGCTGGAGCGCCTCGCCCCCTCGGAGGGCTGATCCCTTGCCACCCTTCAACGTCACCGAAGCGAACCCGCTTCGTGACGCCGCCGACCGACGGCTCCCGCGTATCGCGGGGCCGTCGGGCCTGGTGATCTTCGGCGTTACGGGCGATTTGTCACGTAAAAAGCTGATGCCCGCTGTGTACGACCTCGCGAACCGGGGACTGCTGCCGCCGGGCTTCTCGCTCGTCGGCTTCGCCCGCCGCGAGTGGGCGAACGAGGACTTCGCCCAGGAGGTCCACGACGCGGTCAAGGCCCATGCCCGCACCCCCTTCCGCGAGGAGGTCTGGCAGCAGCTCATCCAGGGCATGCGCTTCGTCCAGGGCACCTTCGACGACGACGACGCCTTCGAGCGGCTGCGCGCCACCATCGAGGAGCTGGACAAGGCCCAGGGCACGGGCGGCAACTTCGCCTTCTACCTGTCGGTGCCGCCGCGCTCCTTCCCGGTGGTCATCCAGCAGCTGAAGAAGCACGGGCTCGCCGACCAGACGGGCGGCTCCTGGCGCCGCGCGGTCATCGAGAAGCCGTTCGGACACGACCTGGCCTCCGCCGAGGAGCTGAACAAGGTCGTCCACGAGGTCTTCGCCCCGGACCAGGTCTTCCGCATCGACCACTACCTGGGCAAGGAGACCGTCCAGAACATCCTGGCGCTCCGCTTCGCCAACACGATGTTCGAGCCGATCTGGAACCGGTCCTTCGTGGACCACGTACAGATCACCATGGCCGAGGACATCGGCATCGGCGGCCGGGCCGGCTACTACGACGGCATCGGCGCCGCCCGCGACGTCATCCAGAACCACCTCCTGCAGCTGATGGCGCTCACCGCCATGGAGGAGCCCGCATCCTTCGACGCGGACGCGCTCGCCGCCGAGAAGACCAAGGTGCTCGGCGCCGTCCGGCTGCCGAAGGACCTGGGCCGCGACACGGTGTTCGCGCAGTACGCCGAGGGCTGGCAGGGCGGCGAGAAGGCGGTCGGGTACCTCCAGGAGGAGGGCATCGACCCCCAGTCCAAGACCGACACGTACGCCGCGGTCAAGCTGTCGGTCGACAACCGCCGCTGGGCGGGCGTCCCCTTCTATCTGCGCACCGGCAAGCGGCTCGGCCGGCGCGTCACGGAGATCGCGGTCGTCTTCCAGCGGGCCCCGCACTCCCCGTTCGACTCCACGGCCACCGAGGAGCTGGGCCAGAACGCGATCGTCATCCGCGTCCAGCCCGACGAGGGCGTCACCGTCCGCTTCGGCTCCAAGGTGCCCGGCACCTCCATGGAGATCCGGGACGTGTCGATGGACTTCGCGTACGGCGAGTCCTTCACGGAGTCCTCGCCCGAGGCGTACGAGCGGCTGATCCTCGACGTCCTGCTCGGCGACTCGAACCTCTTCCCGCGCACGGAGGAGGTCGAGCTGTCCTGGAAGATCCTCGACCCGATCGAGGAGTACTGGGACCGGCACGGCAGGCCCGCCCAGTACCCGGCGGGCACCTGGGGTCCCGTCGAGGCGGACGAAATGCTCGCACGAGAGGGACGGAGCTGGCGCCGGCCATGAAGATAGACCTCACGGACACCACGGCCAGCAAGATCAACAAGGCGCTGGTGAAGGCGCGGCGGGCCATCGGCACGCCGGCCGTCGGCATGGTGCTGACGCTGGTCATCGTCACGGACGAGGAGAACGCCTACGACGCCCTGAAGGCCGCCGGCGACGCCTCGCGCGAGCACCCCTCGCGCACCCTGCTGGTGATCAAGCGTGTCTCGCGCTCGCCCCGGGACCGCACGCAGTCCCGGTTGGACGCCGAGGTGCGGGTCGGCGCCGACGCGGGCACCGGCGAGACGGTGGTGCTTCGCCTCTACGGCGAGGTGTCCGAGCACGCCCAGTCCGTCGTCCTGCCCCTGCTCCTGCCGGACGCCCCCGTGGTCGTCTGGTGGCCGGTGAACGCGCCCATCGACCCGGCGAACGACCCGCTGGGCGCGCTCGCCCAGCGCCGGGTCACCGACACCTACGCCGCGGAGCAGCCGGTGCGGGAGCTGTCGGCGCGCGCAGGGACGTACACGCCGGGCGACACCGACCTGTCCTGGACCCGGATCACGCCGTGGCGCTCGATGCTGGCGGCGGCCCTGGACCAGGTGGTCTGCGAGGTGAAGGCCGTCGAGGTGGAGGGCGAGGAGTTCAACCCGAGCTGTGAGCTGCTGGCGATGTGGCTCGCGGACCGGCTGGACGTCCCCGTGCAGCGGTCCCTGTCGTCGGGCCCCGGTCTGACGGCGGTACGGCTGGACACCGACTGCGGCCCGATCGTGCTCGACCGGGCGGACGGCTCGCTGGCGACGCTCTCCATCCAGGGGCAGCCGGACCGCGCGGTGGCGCTGAAGCGGCGGGAGACCGCCGAGCTGATCGCGGAGGAGCTGCGCCGGCTGGACCCGGACGACACCTACGCGTCGGCACTGCGCTTCGGCGTGGACCGGCTCCACGCGTCCGCGCCGGCCCGGCCCACGGAGACGGGGAAGGCGGCGCAGGACGAGCCGGCCAAAGGAGAAGCGGCCGAGACTCCTGTCGAAGACGCCGCAGAAGCGAAGGAAGCGACGGCGGGGGAACCGGTGAAGAAGGCGGCAGCCAAGTGAACACCCCGCAGCTGGTCGTGCACCGCGACAAGGAACTGATGGCGCAGGCCGCGGCTGCCCGCCTGATCACGAAGATCGTGGACGCCCAGGCCTCCCGGGGTTCGGCGTCCGTGGTCCTCACCGGCGGCCGCAACGGCAACGGCCTGCTGGCCGCGCTGGCGGCGGCGCCCGCCCGGGACGCCGTCGACTGGGGCCGCCTCGACCTGTGGTGGGGCGACGAGCGGTTCCTGCCCGAGGGCGACCCGGAGCGCAATGTCACGCAGGCCCGTGAGGTCCTGCTGGACTCGGTGCCCCTGGACCCGAAGCGGGTGCACGCCATGCCCGCCTCGGACGGCCCGTTCGGCTCGGACGTGGAGGCGGCTGCCGCCGCCTACGCGGAGGAGCTGGCGCGGGCCGCTGGCCCGGAGAACCACGGCTCGGTGCCCACGTTCGACGTCCTGATGCTGGGCGTGGGCCCCGACACGCACGTCGCCTCCCTGTTCCCGGAACTGCCCGCGGTACGGGAGACGGAGCGTACGGTCGTCGGCGTCCACGGCGCCCCCAAGCCCCCGCCGACCCGAATCACCCTCACGCTCCCCGCGATCCGCGCGGCGCGCGAGGTGTGGCTCCTGGCGGCCGGCGAGGACAAGGCCGAGGCGGCGGCGATCGCCCTCTCGGGCGCGGGCGAGATCCAGGCCCCGGCGGCGGGCGCGCGGGGCCGCTCCCGCACCCTGTGGCTCCTGGACGCGGCAGCGGCCTCGCAGCTGCCGCGGTCGCTGTATCCGCCGGCGATTCCCTGACCGGTCTTCGTGGACGAGTTCGGGCCCCGCTTCCTGGGAAGCGGGGCCCGAACTCGTATGGGGGACCGGCTACTTCACCGAGCCCGCCATCACCCCCTGCACGAAGTGCCGCTGGAAGGCGAAGAAGACCACCACCGGGACCACCAGGGACAGGAACGCGCCCGGGGCCAGGACGTCGATGTTGCTGCCGAACTGGCGGATCTGGGACTGGAGTTCCACGGTGAGCGGCTGGGAGGAGCTGTCGGCGAAGAGCAGGGCCACCAGCATGTCGTTCCAGACCCACAGGAACTGGAAGATGGCCAGCGAGGCGATCGCCGGGCGGCCGACCGGCAGCACCAGACGGGTGAAGATCCGCCACTCGCTGCCGCCGTCCATGCGGGCGGCCTCCAGCATCTCCTTGGGCATCTCGGCGAAGTAGTTCCGCAACAGGAACACCGCGAACGGCAGACCGTAGGCGACGTGGAACAGGACGACGCCCGGGATCGTGCCGAACAGACCGAGCTGACCGAAGAGTTTGGCGACCGGGAGCAGGCCGATCTGCACCGGGACCACGAGCAGCGCCACGACGAGCAGGAAGATCGCCTCGCGGCCCGGGAAGTCCAGCCAGGCGAAGGCGTACCCGGCCAGGGCGGCGAGCACCACCACCAGCACGGTCGTCGGCACCGAGATCAGGACCGTGTTCCAGAAGGCCTGGGTGATACCGGAGTTGGCGAGCAGGGCCGAGTAGTTGTCGAAGGACAACTGGCCGGGGCTGGTGAAGACCGTCCACCAGCCGCCGGTCGCGGTGTCCTCGGCGGACCGCATGGACGACAGGAACAGCCCGGCGAGCGGGGTCAGCCAGACCAGGCCGATCACCACGAGGAAGGCCTGTACGAGCGAGTTGCCCAGGCCGCGCCTGACCGCGTTCATCGCTGACTCCTCTTGAAGCGGCGGACGTTGAAGACCATGGCGGGGATGACCAGCAGCAGGAGCAGCACGCCGAGGGCGCTGCCGAGGCCCTGGTTGTTGCCACCGCCGAACGACACCAGCCACATCTGCGTCGCGAGCACGGTCGCGTCCTCCTGCACCGGGCCGGGCGCGATGATGTAGACGAGGTCGAAGACCTTCATCACGTTGATGACGAGGGTGATGAAGACGACGGTGAGGACCGGGGCGAGCAGCGGCACGGTGATCCGGCGGAAGATCTGCCACTCGTTGGCGCCGTCCATCCGGGCCGCCTCCAGCGAGTCCCTCGGCAGCGCGGACAGGCCCGCGCCGATCAGGACCATCGCGAACCCGGTCCAGATCCACAGGTACGCCCCGATGATCGCCGGGGTGACGAGCGTGGGGCCGAGCCAGGAGATGCCCTCGTAGGGGGCGGCGAAGTTCGACGCCGGCAGCCGCACGGTGTACGAGCCGTCGTCGAGGTCCTCGAAGCGGAAGGATCCGTCGGACGCCGTGGTCGTGGTGGCGACGGTCTCCCCCGCGCGCACGGCCTCGACCTTCATCCCGGGCAGTCCGCTCTCGCGCCGGTCGACGACGCCCTGTTCCCCGCCCCCGCCGGGGGTGAAGTCCAGGTAGACGACCCCCGTCAGCTCACCGGCGCCGGCCGTGCGGCGCGCGGCCTCGTACGCCGGTCCGGCGCCGTCCGGCAGGTCGGCGGGCAGGACGCCGACCAGGCCCAGCGGGACGCTCTTCCCGGGCGCGACGGTGTCGGTCGTGCGGTAGGAGCCGTCGGCCGCCTTCGTCAGGCCCTGCCCGTCGCGGGCGCGGGCCGTCGGGTAGGCCGACGTGTCCTGGAACATGTCGTGCACGGAGACCGCGGCGGCGTTGAGGACGCCCTTGTCCGGGTCCTCGTCGTAGGCGAGCCGGAAGATGATGCCGGCGGCGAGGAAGGACACGGCCATCGGCATGAACAGCAGGAGCTTGAACGCGGTCGCCCAGCGGACCTT containing:
- a CDS encoding amidohydrolase family protein; protein product: MIDTPSLVDQYCHGVLRAELGLGTFEAQLARTEGPPAPGTTLFDTQTGFAVRRWCPPLLGLEPHCPPARYLARRRELGVWEAGRRLLRGSGITTYLVDTGLPGDLTGPPEMASAASAEAHEIVRLELLAEQVADTSGTVESFLANLAESVHAAAAHAVAFTSVAGVRHGLALAPEPPGPGEVRGAAGRWLADRGVGGELTDPVLLRHLLWIAVASGRPLQLHAGLGQPGLRIDRTDPVLLTDFVRATAGLGTDLVLLHGYPYHRHAAHLAGVFPHVYADSGAALVRTGARAATILAEILELAPFGKILFSSGAQGLPELHVVGAQLFRESLARVLGAWVAEGAWSPADAQRVAEMVSSGNARRVYGLQ
- a CDS encoding heme o synthase; protein product: MSLSGVCVTAVESRPAGIVGTSQSPSRRPIGARVAAFVALTKPRIIELLLITTVPVMFLAERGVPDLGLVLLTCVGGYLSAGGANALNMYIDRDIDALMDRTSQRPLVTGMVSPRECLAFGITLAVVSTLLFGLTVNWLSAWLSLGALLFYVVVYTMLLKRRTSQNIVWGGIAGCMPVLIGWSAVTNSLSWAPLILFMVIFFWTPPHYWPLSMKVKEDYARVGVPMLPVMASNKVVAKQIVLYSWVMVAVSLLLTPLGYTGWFYTAVALGAGGWWLWEAHALQNRAKAEVTGAKLKEMRLFHWSITYVSLLFVAVAVDPFLR
- the tkt gene encoding transketolase yields the protein MSTKPTTTDLEWTELDQRAVDTARVLAADAVQKVGNGHPGTAMSLAPAAYTLFQKVMRHDPSDADWVGRDRFVLSAGHSSLTLYTQLYLAGFGLELDDLKAFRTWGSKTPGHPEYGHTTGVETTTGPLGQGVANAVGMAMAARYERGLFDPEAAAGTSPFDHFIYCIAGDGCLQEGISAEASSMAGHQKLGNLILLWDDNHISIEGDTETAVSEDTVKRYEAYGWHVQRVAPKPDGDLDPNAIYDAIEEAKKVTDRPSFIAMRSIIAWPAPNAQNTEAAHGSALGDDEVAATKRVLGFDPEKTFEVSDEVLAHTRGALERGQAARAVWEKSFQQWRDNNPERAAEYDRIAKGALPTGWEEKVPVFEPGKGVATRAASGKVLQALGAVIPELWGGSADLAGSNNTTIDKTSSFLPEGNPLPEAGPYGRTIHFGIREHSMAAEMNGIALHGNTRIYGGTFLVFSDYMRNAVRLSALMHLPVTYVWTHDSIGLGEDGPTHQPVEHLASLRAIPGLNIVRPADANETAIAWREILRRWTKEYGKGAPHGLALTRQGVPTYEANEDTVRGGYVMFEAEGGDPEVILIATGSEVHVAVEARERLQADGVPTRVVSMPSVEWFEEQDQGYRDSVLPPSVRARVAVEAGIGLTWHKYVGDAGRIVSLEHFGASADGKVLFQEYGFTAENVAAVARESLAAARR
- the tal gene encoding transaldolase, producing MTDALKRLSEEGVAIWLDDLSRQRITSGNLAELIDQQHVVGVTTNPTIFQKAISEGHGYDQQLSDLAARKVTVEEAIRMITTADVRDAADILRPVFDATDGQDGRVSIEVDPRLAHNEHATVAEAKQLAWLVDRPNTLIKIPATLAGIPAISEVIGRGISVNVTLIFSLERYREVMDAYLTGLEKAKAKGLDLSQIRSVASFFVSRVDSEIDKRLDALGTDEAKALRGKAAIANARLAYQAYEEVFSSDRWNALEKAGARKQRPLWASTGVKDKAYKPTMYVDELVAPNTVNTMPEATLHAVEEKGEITGDTVSGTYEQARTDLDAIERLGISYDEVVQLLEDEGVEKFEASWNDLLKSTEAELERLAPSEG
- the zwf gene encoding glucose-6-phosphate dehydrogenase, which gives rise to MPPFNVTEANPLRDAADRRLPRIAGPSGLVIFGVTGDLSRKKLMPAVYDLANRGLLPPGFSLVGFARREWANEDFAQEVHDAVKAHARTPFREEVWQQLIQGMRFVQGTFDDDDAFERLRATIEELDKAQGTGGNFAFYLSVPPRSFPVVIQQLKKHGLADQTGGSWRRAVIEKPFGHDLASAEELNKVVHEVFAPDQVFRIDHYLGKETVQNILALRFANTMFEPIWNRSFVDHVQITMAEDIGIGGRAGYYDGIGAARDVIQNHLLQLMALTAMEEPASFDADALAAEKTKVLGAVRLPKDLGRDTVFAQYAEGWQGGEKAVGYLQEEGIDPQSKTDTYAAVKLSVDNRRWAGVPFYLRTGKRLGRRVTEIAVVFQRAPHSPFDSTATEELGQNAIVIRVQPDEGVTVRFGSKVPGTSMEIRDVSMDFAYGESFTESSPEAYERLILDVLLGDSNLFPRTEEVELSWKILDPIEEYWDRHGRPAQYPAGTWGPVEADEMLAREGRSWRRP
- the opcA gene encoding glucose-6-phosphate dehydrogenase assembly protein OpcA encodes the protein MKIDLTDTTASKINKALVKARRAIGTPAVGMVLTLVIVTDEENAYDALKAAGDASREHPSRTLLVIKRVSRSPRDRTQSRLDAEVRVGADAGTGETVVLRLYGEVSEHAQSVVLPLLLPDAPVVVWWPVNAPIDPANDPLGALAQRRVTDTYAAEQPVRELSARAGTYTPGDTDLSWTRITPWRSMLAAALDQVVCEVKAVEVEGEEFNPSCELLAMWLADRLDVPVQRSLSSGPGLTAVRLDTDCGPIVLDRADGSLATLSIQGQPDRAVALKRRETAELIAEELRRLDPDDTYASALRFGVDRLHASAPARPTETGKAAQDEPAKGEAAETPVEDAAEAKEATAGEPVKKAAAK
- the pgl gene encoding 6-phosphogluconolactonase, coding for MNTPQLVVHRDKELMAQAAAARLITKIVDAQASRGSASVVLTGGRNGNGLLAALAAAPARDAVDWGRLDLWWGDERFLPEGDPERNVTQAREVLLDSVPLDPKRVHAMPASDGPFGSDVEAAAAAYAEELARAAGPENHGSVPTFDVLMLGVGPDTHVASLFPELPAVRETERTVVGVHGAPKPPPTRITLTLPAIRAAREVWLLAAGEDKAEAAAIALSGAGEIQAPAAGARGRSRTLWLLDAAAASQLPRSLYPPAIP
- a CDS encoding carbohydrate ABC transporter permease, producing MNAVRRGLGNSLVQAFLVVIGLVWLTPLAGLFLSSMRSAEDTATGGWWTVFTSPGQLSFDNYSALLANSGITQAFWNTVLISVPTTVLVVVLAALAGYAFAWLDFPGREAIFLLVVALLVVPVQIGLLPVAKLFGQLGLFGTIPGVVLFHVAYGLPFAVFLLRNYFAEMPKEMLEAARMDGGSEWRIFTRLVLPVGRPAIASLAIFQFLWVWNDMLVALLFADSSSQPLTVELQSQIRQFGSNIDVLAPGAFLSLVVPVVVFFAFQRHFVQGVMAGSVK
- a CDS encoding ABC transporter permease subunit — its product is MTATLVNEAGPRPPAASPGATRARRSRRRARVIAVLFVLPALLLLGALVVYPVLFSVGRSFFDASGTRFVGGDNYSEMFRDPATLKAIRNTTIWVVVAPALLTGFGLILAVLVEKVRWATAFKLLLFMPMAVSFLAAGIIFRLAYDEDPDKGVLNAAAVSVHDMFQDTSAYPTARARDGQGLTKAADGSYRTTDTVAPGKSVPLGLVGVLPADLPDGAGPAYEAARRTAGAGELTGVVYLDFTPGGGGEQGVVDRRESGLPGMKVEAVRAGETVATTTTASDGSFRFEDLDDGSYTVRLPASNFAAPYEGISWLGPTLVTPAIIGAYLWIWTGFAMVLIGAGLSALPRDSLEAARMDGANEWQIFRRITVPLLAPVLTVVFITLVINVMKVFDLVYIIAPGPVQEDATVLATQMWLVSFGGGNNQGLGSALGVLLLLLVIPAMVFNVRRFKRSQR